The Setaria italica strain Yugu1 chromosome IX, Setaria_italica_v2.0, whole genome shotgun sequence genome has a window encoding:
- the LOC111255678 gene encoding protein ROS1-like, which yields MADIQKYLDPLLCKIPADGVYELHCQQITFGKSICTKRQPNCGACPFTGECKYFQSLVSRAKGALPEYSQQQERGQTDMDGRPRHTLIIRPGTKQMHQYQIEMGKGTERHCNEPIIQEPETPPYEDLGAQRPIIQEPETPPHEDLGAQSDEEFEQEYEDGDDDHIEDEMIDLRPTQQTENGATGQEHGKEIISIHSSVPSTPMIKRYRLRTEYTAYKIRDGHEILDRFEFDPRVPDDQIPYLLIIRSLLDEYNVTATILIPCRTANGGVFPLDGTYYQNNEVFADHSSSRSPIKIKREIIDIYSQCTVYFGTSIHSVTKDQTLQGIHQFYHKGYICNREFDRSTRRSKVLSAQIHATNGKGTGRKRSMTSYVVEAR from the exons ATGGCTGACATTCAAAAGTACCTTGACCCCTTATTGTGCAAGATTCCTGCAGATGGAGT GTATGAACTACATTGCCAACAGATAACATTTGGAAAG TCAATATGCACCAAACGACAACCAAATTGTGGTGCCTGCCCATTCACTGGAGAGTGCAAGTACTTTCAAAGTCTTGTTTCAAG AGCTAAGGGTGCACTCCCGGAGTATAGTCAGCAGCAAGAAAGAGGACAAACAGACATGGATGGAAGACCAAGACATACTCTAATTATCAGACCGGGTACTAAACAGATGCATCAGTACCAAATTGAAATGGGAAAAGGTACAGAAAGGCATTGCAATGAGCCCATTATCCAGGAACCAGAAACTCCACCATATGAAGATCTAGGAGCACAAAGGCCCATTATTCAGGAACCAGAAACTCCACCACATGAAGATCTAGGAGCACAAAGTGACGAAGAATTTGAACAGGAGTATgaggatggtgatgatgatcaTATAGAAGATGAAATGATAGATCTCCGGCCAACGCAACAAACAGAGAATGGAGCCACAGGGCAAGAACATGGAAAGGAGATAATTTCAATCCATTCGAGTGTCCCGTCAACTCCAATGATAAAGAGATACCGTCTACGAACAGAGTACACTGC GTACAAGATCCGTGATGGGCATGAAATTTTGGACAGG TTTGAGTTTGACCCAAGGGTTCCCGATGATCAGATTCCATACCTCCTAATAATTCGTAGTTTGTTGGATGAATATAATGTGACTGCCACAATTTTG ATACCTTGCCGGACGGCAAACGGAGGAGTATTCCCATTGGATGGTACATACTATCAAAACAATGAG GTTTTTGCTGACCATTCATCCAGCCGCTCacctataaaaataaaaagggaaATTATTGATATATACAGCCAGTGCACTGTGTATTTTGGTACCTCAATACATTCTGTCACCAAAG ATCAAACGCTACAAGGAATCCATCAGTTCTATCATAAAG GGTACATATGTAATAGAGAGTTTGACCGCAGTACCAGGCGTTCAAAAGTATTGTCTGCTCAGATACATGCCACCAATGGAAAAGGAACCGGCAGGAAGAGGTCCATGACTAGTTATGTAGTTGAAGCCAGGTAA
- the LOC101774303 gene encoding pentatricopeptide repeat-containing protein At3g53700, chloroplastic, translating to MACASYLASYSRASPAPAACPCHVRPPAPRTRRRRPRPAPLRVYAASDHQERLLTALREQADPEAALRMLNSALAREDFAPSSDVYEEIIRKLGSAGAFDLMKGLVGEMRREGHEVKVGIVQSFVESYARLRRFDDAVDLVLNQLDLFGVQADTVVYNHLLNVLVEGSKMKLLESVYNEMASRGIRPDVVTFNTLIKGLCRAHQVRTAVLMLEEMSSHSVAPDETTFTTLMQGFVEEGSIEAALRVKAKMLETGCSPTRVTVNVLINGYCKLGRVEDALGYIQQEIADGFEPDQVTYNTFVHGLCQNGHVSHALKVIDLMIQEGHDPDVFTYNTVINCLSKNGELDAAKGIVNEMVDRGCLPDTTTFNTLIVALCSQNRLEEALDLARELTVKGLSPDVYTFNILINALCKVGDPHLGMRLFEEMKSTGCTPDEVTYNILIDHLCSMGKLGNALDLLKEMESSGCPRSTVTYNTIIDGLCKKMRIAEAEEVFDQMDIHGILRNAVTFNTLIDGLCKAKRIDDATELIEQMIKEGLQPDNITYNSILTHYCKQGNIKKAADILETMTANGFEVDVVTYGTLINGLCKAGRTQVALKLLRGMRIKGMRPTPKAYNPVIQSLFKRNNLRDALNLFREMTEVGEPPDALTYKIVFRGLCRGGGPIKEAFDFLVEMVNKGFMPEFSSFRMLAEGLLNLGMDDYLISAIELVIEKADFRESDASAIRGYLKIRKYYDALATFGRLLEINNPQWTYR from the coding sequence ATGGCCTGCGCGTCGTACCTAGCCTCCTACTCCCGCGCCTCGCCAGCGCCGGCAGCGTGCCCGTGCCATgtccggccgcccgcgccgcgaacgcggcggcgtcgacccCGCCCCGCGCCCCTCCGCGTGTACGCCGCCTCCGACCACCAAGAGCGGCTCCTCACCGCCCTGCGCGAGCAGGCGGACCCCGAGGCGGCGCTCCGGATGCTGAACTCGGCGCTCGCGCGGGAGGACTTCGCCCCGAGCTCCGACGTCTACGAGGAGATCATCCGGAAGCTCGGGTCCGCCGGCGCGTTCGACCTGATgaaggggcttgtcggggagaTGCGGCGGGAAGGGCACGAGGTCAAGGTTGGCATCGTGCAGTCGTTCGTGGAGAGCTACGCGCGGCTGCGCCGGTTCGACGATGCTGTCGACCTGGTTCTGAACCAGCTCGACTTGTTCGGCGTTCAGGCGGACACGGTCGTTTACAACCACCTCCTCAATGTTCTTGTGGAGGGGAGCAAGATGAAGCTACTGGAGTCGGTCTACAACGAGATGGCTAGTCGGGGGATCCGACCTGATGTTGTGACATTCAATACCCTGATCAAGGGGCTGTGCCGGGCACATCAGGTCAGGACTGCGGTCTTGATGCTGGAGGAGATGTCGAGCCATAGTGTGGCGCCTGATGAGACCACATTCACCACCTTGATGCAAGGCTTTGTTGAGGAGGGAAGCATTGAGGCGGCTTTGAGGGTGAAGGCGAAGATGCTGGAGACGGGGTGCTCTCCAACAAGGGTAACAGTTAATGTTCTGATTAATGGGTACTGCAAGCTGGGGAGAGTGGAAGATGCTCTTGGCTACATACAGCAAGAGATTGCGGATGGATTTGAACCTGATCAGGTCACATACAATACTTTTGTTCATGGGCTGTGCCAAAACGGACATGTCAGTCATGCCTTGAAAGTCATCGACCTTATGATTCAGGAGGGCCATGATCCTGATGTTTTCACCTACAATACTGTTATCAATTGCCTCAGTAAAAATGGAGAGCTTGATGCGGCTAAAGGAATTGTAAATGAGATGGTGGATAGGGGTTGCTTGCCTGACACCACCACATTCAACACTCTCATTGTTGCTCTATGCTCACAGAATCGACTTGAGGAAGCATTGGACCTTGCACGTGAGCTAACTGTGAAGGGACTTTCTCCAGATGTTTATACTTTCAATATTTTGATCAATGCCCTTTGCAAGGTAGGAGATCCTCATCTTGGTATGCGATTGTTCGAGGAGATGAAGAGCACTGGATGCACCCCTGATGAAGTTACATACAATATATTGATTGATCATCTTTGCTCAATGGGGAAGCTTGGAAATGCTTTGGATTTGTTGAAGGAGATGGAATCCAGTGGTTGCCCTCGGAGTACAGTGACATATAACACAATAATTGATGGGTTATGCAAGAAAATGAGAATTGCAGAAGCCGAGGAGGTTTTTGATCAAATGGATATACATGGTATTTTAAGGAATGCTGTCACATTTAATACACTTATTGATGGCTTGTGCAAGGCCAAAAGGATTGACGATGCAACGGAACTTATTGAGCAAATGATAAAGGAAGGATTGCAGCCTGATAATATCACTTATAATTCTATTCTAACACATTATTGCAAGCAAGGAAACATAAAGAAAGCAGCTGATATTTTAGAAACTATGACAGCAAATGGATTTGAAGTTGATGTTGTCACATATGGAACACTCATTAATGGTCTATGCAAGGCTGGTAGGACTCAGGTTGCTTTGAAGCTTTTAAGAGGCATGCGAATTAAAGGGATGAGGCCTACTCCAAAAGCTTACAACCCTGTCATACAGTCTTTGTTTAAACGGAATAATTTAAGAGATGCCCTTAATCTTTTCAGAGAGATGACTGAAGTGGGTGAGCCTCCTGATGCCCTCACATACAAGATTGTATTCCGTGGTCTCTGTCGTGGTGGAGGTCCTATCAAAGAAGCTTTTGATTtcttggtggagatggtgaatAAGGGTTTCATGCCAGAGTTTTCATCCTTCCGTATGCTAGCTGAAGGTCTATTAAATCTCGGCATGGATGATTATCTAATTAGTGCTATTGAACTAGTTATAGAAAAGGCTGACTTTAGAGAGTCTGATGCTTCTGCAATAAGGGGGTATCTCAAGATCCGCAAATATTATGATGCATTAGCAACTTTTGGCCGTCTCCTAGAGATCAACAACCCTCAATGGACTTACAGATGA